A window of Kyrpidia spormannii genomic DNA:
GCCTCTTCACAAACCGTGTGAAGGGTTTGCCCCCGCATGAGAGCCTTGAGTTCGCGATAATTCTCCCCGGTGCGCAACTGGATTTTAAGCCAATCCGGGCGGCGGCCCTGCCCCGCCGGAGTCCCGGATATCACTCGCAACTCGTCCAAGCCCATCCCACCTCGCCCGTTCGACTAGATCCCTCCATCCTCCCGATAGGCTTCCAGCCGCCTTTTGACGCTCTGCAGGAACCTGCCCGAGATCCAGCCATCCAACACCCGATGGTCCAAGGATAGACACAGGTTGACCATCGAACGGATGGCGAGCATATCGCCGGGCATGACCACCGGGCGCTTGACAATGGCCTCCACGCTGAGGATCGCCGCCTGGCCGCCGTTTAGGATCGGCTTGGATAACACCGATCCAAATGCCCCGGTGTTATTGACGGTAAAGGTACCGCCCTCCATATCCTGGGTTTTCAGCCGCCCCTGCCGGGCTCGGGTGGCCAGATCATGCAAGGCGTGGGCCAAGCCCGTAATCGAGAGACGGTCGGCGTCCCGGATTACCGGCACAAACAGGGCGTCCTCGGTTGCCACCGCCACGGAAAGGTGGATCCGCTTCTTCATTATAATCCGATCGTCCGCCCAAGACGAATTCAGGATGGGAAATTCCCGCAAGGATTCCGCCACCGCTTTGAGAAAAAAGGGCATAAAAGTCAGAGGGATTCCTTCCCGCCGCCGAAAATCCTCTTTGATCCTATCCCGCAACCGCACCAGTCCCGTGACATCCGCTTCCACCATCGTCCAGGCATGGGGCGCCGCATGAACGCTCTCCACCATATGCCGGGCAATGGCCCGGCGGATCGGCGAAGCTTCGATCACTTCCACGTCGTCCGGAGTTTGTTCCGCCAGGGCCGTCTCCCCGGTCAGAATCCCTTGGCTCGCCCCCGCGGGCCGGGGAGCGCTCTGCATTGTCGCCCCTTCCAGCCAGGCGAGCACATCCCGCCGGGTCACTCTGCCCCCCGCCCCGGTTCCGGGGATCCCTTCCAGGCGGACATTGTATTCCCGGGCCAGTTTCCGCACCGCCGGGGAATACCGCCCCCGAAGCCCGCTCCCCGAAGCACCGGCCACACCGGATCGACCGTCCCGGCCGCGGGCGGACTCCGGCCCCGCCGCCTGCGGAACCTTCGCCGGCCCGGACCCGGCCCCAGCACCAGAACCGGAAGCCCGCGGCACCCCTGAGGTAAAAGTCTCCATCAACGCCACGGGAGTGCCCGCCGCCACCGTTTCTCCTTCCTGCACCAGGT
This region includes:
- a CDS encoding dihydrolipoamide acetyltransferase family protein; this encodes MIEIKMPKLGESVTEGTLSRWLKQVGEPVHRYEPIAEIITDKVTAELPAEADGILMRHLVQEGETVAAGTPVALMETFTSGVPRASGSGAGAGSGPAKVPQAAGPESARGRDGRSGVAGASGSGLRGRYSPAVRKLAREYNVRLEGIPGTGAGGRVTRRDVLAWLEGATMQSAPRPAGASQGILTGETALAEQTPDDVEVIEASPIRRAIARHMVESVHAAPHAWTMVEADVTGLVRLRDRIKEDFRRREGIPLTFMPFFLKAVAESLREFPILNSSWADDRIIMKKRIHLSVAVATEDALFVPVIRDADRLSITGLAHALHDLATRARQGRLKTQDMEGGTFTVNNTGAFGSVLSKPILNGGQAAILSVEAIVKRPVVMPGDMLAIRSMVNLCLSLDHRVLDGWISGRFLQSVKRRLEAYREDGGI